One segment of Anopheles stephensi strain Indian chromosome 3, UCI_ANSTEP_V1.0, whole genome shotgun sequence DNA contains the following:
- the LOC118509969 gene encoding rho GTPase-activating protein conundrum-like: MARETCQIDIDQLSEDEWKRLQPLLWLELESLFDKDRVSPVRQKPFKPTRKEKGNGVFGVSLNTLIHRDQKVFTGKDKTLTLVPLVLQVILSELAVRGAREEGILRVSGNKQRIDALYDEIEHNFYRKPEKIDPLIKEAGVHDLSSLLKRWLRDLSQPLLTNDLVHLFFQTNVLPPHDQCKALTVLCQLLPHENRNTLRALLHFFRRVVEQQHLNRMSQQNVATIIAPSFFPPTFVHPPDHKDDMGAQTQMAAKCCQLTNVLLGMADSLWVVPQRLIEQGKIVIAM; the protein is encoded by the exons ATGGCCCGCGAAACTTGCCAAATCGACATTGACCAGTTATCGGAGGATGAATGGAAGCGGCTGCAACCGCTTCTGTGGCTCGAGCTGGAATCCCTCTTCGACAAGGATCGCGTATCCCCGGTCAGACAGAAGCCGTTTAAGCCAACGCGCAAGGAGAAAGGCAACGGTGTCTTTGGTGTGTCGCTGAATACACTTATTCACCGCGACCAGAAGGTATTCACCGGAAAGGATAAGACCTTGACCTTGGTACCGCTAGTGCTGCAGGTCATACTGTCCGAGCTGGCAGTGCGCGGTGCTAGGGAGGAAGGCATTTTGCGAGTATCGGGAAACAAACAGAGG ATCGACGCCCTGTACGATgagatcgagcacaatttctACCGCAAACCGGAAAAGATCGATCCGCTGATCAAGGAAGCGGGTGTGCATGATCTCAGCTCGCTATTGAAGCGTTGGCTAAGGGACTTGTCGCAGCCACTCTTGACCAACGATCTGGTGCACCTTTTCTTTCAAACGAACG TTTTACCTCCACACGATCAGTGTAAAGCGCTGACGGTGCTTTGCCAACTACTGCCGCACGAAAATCGCAACACACTGCGCGCGCTGTTGCATTTCTTCCGTCGAGTAGTGGAGCAGCAACACCTGAACCGAATGTCCCAACAGAACGTGGCAACGATCATTGCGCCCTCGTTCTTCCCACCAAC ATTTGTGCATCCACCAGACCACAAGGACGATATGGGAGCGCAAACACAGATGGCTGCCAAGTGTTGTCAGCTCACCAACGTGCTCCTAGGCATGGCCGACAGCTTATGGGTCGTACCACAGCGTCTAATCGAGCAGGGCAAGATTGTCATTGCCATGTGA
- the LOC118509970 gene encoding rho GTPase-activating protein conundrum-like, with protein sequence MLKVTLLTRPPMKFSVSLTRYLYRSLSIRQAREQSATNLAPRQARKRSRIQRVALYCTRNRPTNKRDVRDVFGVRFDSTTDETVLTAVDQWPGQRSETAREPCQIDIDQLSEDEQKRLQPLLWLELKSLFDKHRVSPVRQKPFKPTRKEKGNGVFGVSLNTLIHRDQQVFTGKDTTVTLVPLVLQVILSELAVRGAREEGILRVSGNKQRIDALYNEIEHNFYRKPEKIDPLIKEAGVHDLSSLLKRWLRDLSQPLLTNDLVHLFFQTNVLPPHDQCKALTVLCQLLPHENRNTLRALLHFFRRVVKQQHLNRMSQQNVATIIAPSFFPPTFVHPPDHKDDMGAQTQMADKCCQLTNVLLGMADSLWVVPQRLIEQGKIVIAM encoded by the exons GAGCAGTCAGCGACAAACCTAGCTCCGCGACAGGCCAGAAAACGATCACGAATACAGCGCGTGGCGCTCTACTGCACGCGCAACCGACCGACAAACAAACGGGATGTACGGGACGTATTTGGAGTCAGGTTCGACAGCACGACCGATGAGACGGTTTTGACGGCAGTAGACCAGTGGCCTGGCCAGCGATCGGAAACGGCCCGCGAACCTTGCCAAATCGACATTGACCAGTTATCGGAGGATGAACAGAAGCGGCTGCAACCGCTTCTGTGGCTCGAGCTGAAATCCCTCTTCGACAAGCATCGCGTATCCCCGGTCAGACAGAAACCGTTTAAGCCAACGCGCAAGGAGAAAGGCAACGGTGTCTTTGGTGTGTCGCTGAATACACTTATTCACCGCGACCAGCAGGTATTCACCGGAAAGGATACGACCGTGACCTTGGTACCGCTAGTGCTGCAGGTCATACTGTCCGAGCTGGCAGTGCGCGGTGCTAGGGAGGAAGGCATTTTGCGAGTATCGGGAAACAAACAGAGG ATCGACGCCCTGTACAATgagatcgagcacaatttctACCGCAAACCGGAAAAGATCGATCCGCTGATCAAGGAAGCGGGTGTGCATGATCTCAGCTCGCTATTGAAGCGTTGGCTAAGGGACTTGTCGCAGCCACTCTTGACCAACGATCTGGTGCACCTTTTCTTTCAAACGAACG TTTTACCTCCACACGATCAGTGTAAAGCGCTGACGGTGCTTTGCCAACTACTGCCGCACGAAAATCGCAACACACTGCGCGCGCTGTTGCATTTCTTCCGACGAGTAGTAAAGCAGCAACACCTGAACCGAATGTCCCAACAGAACGTGGCAACGATCATTGCGCCCTCGTTCTTCCCACCAAC ATTTGTGCATCCACCAGACCACAAGGACGATATGGGAGCGCAAACACAGATGGCTGACAAGTGTTGTCAGCTCACCAACGTGCTCCTAGGCATGGCCGACAGCTTATGGGTCGTACCACAGCGTCTAATCGAGCAGGGCAAGATTGTCATCGCCATGTGA